TCACATGAAAAATGAAACAAAAAATATATTCAAACAAATCCAGGACACTTTTTCACCATTTTTCACATTGTAAATATTATTTATAATAAAATGCCAATTATGAATTTCATCACCCCCATATTATCCAATAAACATTAGAGGAGATTAAATGCATCGAAACAGGATCAAACAAGCTCAATCACTACTTAAAAAAGCTGGAAAATCATCAAAAATCCAGGAAAAACTAAAAAATCCAAAGGAAGGAAAAATTGATACAGCTATCTATGAAGAGATTTTAAATAAGATTATAAAAACTGAAGAATTCATCTACACCAGCCGCCCCAGTCACCATTTACTACAGGATGATGCTGAAGAATTTTGCAATGATCTAATCGAGATTAGAAATAAAATTGACGAAATTTTGGCAGAATTTGGAGTGCTGGAGAAAGAAAATGTTGAAGAAAAAGTAAAAAATCTTTCGAAAAGATACATCTTCCTCACCACTAAAGGAAACTTCAAAAAATTATTAGCCCGCTGGGGAGTAGAGCCCCAAAGGATTGTTGTGGCAGGAGTACCATTAGAAGCAGAGGATA
This region of Methanobacterium sp. genomic DNA includes:
- a CDS encoding DUF2100 domain-containing protein gives rise to the protein MHRNRIKQAQSLLKKAGKSSKIQEKLKNPKEGKIDTAIYEEILNKIIKTEEFIYTSRPSHHLLQDDAEEFCNDLIEIRNKIDEILAEFGVLEKENVEEKVKNLSKRYIFLTTKGNFKKLLARWGVEPQRIVVAGVPLEAEDMRIINPNIPESAFEPIKKKISHVKNDINRKMKDLDCENILVVVEKDKSGELLVKRANNIYKAFAIKKDKLKDVDAVEFKQSLEQLSLS